DNA from Camelus dromedarius isolate mCamDro1 chromosome X, mCamDro1.pat, whole genome shotgun sequence:
ACCCTCAAGAACCTAGAGGATCTGGTTACTGAATACCACGGAAACTTTTCGGTGAGCGCATTGTCATAGGCTGACTGCAGTCTGTCAACTGCCAGCTGCCTGCCAGCTAGACAGAGTAtgggggctggagaggggctgCACTAACAGTTAGGATGTGGCCAGCAATTGGGGGATGGGCTAGTGGAGGAAGACACACAGAAGGACAGATCCTAGGTTGGGTGAGGCAGACAGAAACAGTGGTATGGGGGGCCCAGAAGTATGTGCGGGTCCCTTCTGTAATCACAGGGGTTGCAGATGTTGTGAGAGTTCccttggcacagagcctggctctTTCACTTCCTGCTCCTAATTGACCCCTGACCTGGCGATATCTGTCTTTAGGCCTGGAGTGGAGTCTCTAAGGGATTGGCGGAGAGCCTACAGCCAGACTACAGTGAGCGGCTCTGCCACGTCAGTGAGATTGCCCCCAAAGGAAAGACTCTAGGGGAAGGGCCTGGGGGCTCCCCCTGCAGCCAGCGCAGCCCCTACTGGGCTCCCCCATGTTACACCCTGAAACCTGAAACCTGAGCCCTGAAACCCTACAGCAACCCTGACAGTCCTGTAGCCCTAAACTGTACTAACTTCTCCTCATCCAACTAGCCTGGGTCCAACACTCCCCTCACCCTGTGCCCCACCCTCCGTGGCTGATTTTGAATTTTGTGCCCCCTCCAGCTGCCCCCTCATTCAATATCTCCTACTTGAGAATTGCCCCTTTACCCCCGACATGGCCCGGTATCTCATTTCCCCCAACCCAGCTCTTCCTCCTCAGAGGACTGCTTCTTATGTCcatccctcccgccctccctcttTCCATCTACCCTTCAGTTGTTCCAGAATCAAtgggaaataaaatttctgttgAGAATCCTCAAGAATGTCTGTTGTTGGGGCGGGGAGCAAAGGAAACGGGGGTGCAGTGAGGGTGGGAGGCCTGGTGCCAGGGAATGGATACGTGGACTCATGTGGTGGAGGCAGTAGAAATTCACTAGAAAAGAAGACTGGGCCAGAAACTTACTTTTCTCTAGGTGTCCTGCGCTCCTTCTGAGGGGCCGCTTAGAGTTAGATTTACCATGTTGCCCCCATTGCCAACCAACCTTTTCTAGACCCTACCCAGATTCTTCTCGCCTtatcctttctccctcttctgccaCACATACCACTTCTGACCTCATAATCCTTCATCTGCAGGCTCAGGCCCCACCCCTAGGGATGCTGGTTGTTTGCAGCTGCCAatagctctctcctctctgcccagtCTGGGCCAATGTAATCCCTCTGCCTCTCCGGTCCCCCAAATTTATGGGCCCATATGGCCCCCCAAGTCCCCTAGAACACTCCCTCCTTCTGCCATGAATCATCAAGCCTGCCTCCGAAGAGTGAGAAGATCTTGAGAGCATGTTCATCTTTATCAAACATGGAGGTGAGGAGTACCACAGAGCTGGCATCCAGTCTAGGCTGAGGGTGAGGGGTGTTTGAGGGCAATGGAGATCTCAGGGATGGTGTCTACCTAGAGAAGGGCCACATCACCCTATCCCATCTCTTCTCAGATGATCAGCAGTTTCTGGCCAATACTAATTGTTCTGTATTCCTGTTGCTGCTTTATACCCGCCGTAAACTGGGGCTGCCGAAAAGAGGTgaggagtgtggggaggggacTGATGCCCAAGGGTCAGAAGTGGTAGGGTCATCTCCAGCCCCTGAGTCCTCCTGATGGCAAAAGGAGAGCTTCTTGAATCTTGACAGCTTCCTCCAACCCATTCTGGATAGGGTCACTGGCCCCTTTTGCTCCCACTCTCCTTCCTTAGCTGCCCCAATTATCCTGTGGCCTCCCTCCAGACACCATCGATTTGTGCGATGAAACGGGGACCATGAAGTTGCTTTTCCTGATGAAGACCCCTGGAGAATATGCCAACAAATTCCTTACAGCTCGAAGCACCTACTACGTTTGTAGGGTGAAGTTTGGGCCACCAGGTAGAGGCTTGGGAGCATTCCCTAGAGATAGAACAAAGCCCTCGAGATGGCCTGGGAACCTTGTCCTTCAGATAAGGCACCTTCAACCAGCTCCAAATAGACCGTCTCTAGTCAGCCAAAGAAAGGGCACTGCCACTATGACCATGGGTAGGTTAGCACATTCTTTGCCCCTCACCTGATCCTAGGGATGGACCTGAGGGGAGGAAATAAGGGACACCAGTTCAAGGTAGTGTTGATTGTGAAAGTCCTGAAATCTTGGGCTTTGGAAGGTTGGAGACTGGGTGACGGGAAGCTGGGGAGTGCATACTGCTGTGTTCACAGGAACTCGATTTGAGAAAATCTACCGAGCTTTTGTGCCCCTCCTGAAGAATCCAGAACCTGAGCTAATTGGTAAGGAGTatgatggaggaaggaggaacaCAGATAGTACTGTACACAGCTAGGTGATGGAGAATATAGGGCAGGTGGGACTGCTAGAATACAGCAGGTTGGGTCACAGGATTCTCGGAAAGGGGGGATCGGGTTGAGGTCCGCTTTAGGAGGGATGTTTAGCTCAAACCAGGAGGAGTGTGCGTGTGTTGCTCACCCCTCCTCACCATTTCTCAACCATCTCCTCAGTACACCTCCCTATCACCACCACATCATTTCCATCTTTCCCTTCATCCTTTTCTCTTGGAGTCTGGGTGTCCCAATTTCTGCTGAAGAGAGCAAAGCGTAGCTTTCGGCTCGGTTACTCCAAGGGATCATTTGAATGGCGGGAAGGACAGGATGGGTAGGTAAGGTCTCTAGTTTTCAGTGGTGGTGGGGTGCCTTTTCCTGGTTCCTAGATGCCTTGCGTACACAATGTGAAGTCCTGGAGAGGAACCAAATGAAAATGCTTAGAAGCCAAGAAGCCAGAAGAATTGTTTCAACTGACTCCTCCATGAACCCCCCAGTAAGACTTCCCAAATGTGGTCTCTCCCAGCAACCTCCTTCCCCGCCCCAGCCAACCCAAGGCTCCTCTACCCCGGCCTTCTGGGATGAATTTCCTTTccaaatccaacacccattccCAAGACCTGCCTCTAACCTCTTTTGTCCAGCCTTTGGCCCTAGTTTGAAGCAAGCTGCCATGCAAAGGGACTTCTTTATCTGCTCACTGACCCTTTCCTTTTCCAGTCCAGATCAGGACGATCAGACGAAGAGGGGCCCACTCGCAGGGGTCCAATCCTTAAGAATAGAGTGGACTTTGTCACTAGGAGGGATAAATATCGCTGACCAAATAAAGTGACCAAGTGAGAGCAGTAATACTAGGTATGAAATTAGTGGGATTGAACGTGGGGTTCCTGTTTTCAAGAAAGACTTCTCCCAGTTATCTGCACCAAGGCTTAAGTCGCCCAGCACTGAGGAGGCTCTAACGGTGGGGAGGAGCAGCgggagagggcagggaccagcacatgggtgggggctgtgggggcgaGGAAAGACAGCGAAGTCCAGTACAATGAGCCTTTGAGGGACAGAGTAGGGGGTGGGGTCTTCTCCAACCAGACTACCTCCCTTTGGGAGGCCTATCGAAGCCCGCCTACTCCTGCTGGGGTTAGGTGACTTCTGAGcatcttccctccccccaccacactcCACCTCAGTCCCCGGCTGaaattcccccaccccccaccggtCTGCCTCTGGGCAGTCCCTaccacccaccctcccctccttatCCAAGAACAGTGAGGCAGCAAAAACCAGAGCTGGTTATaggcatttatttattgaatttattcatttattgatttgaCACACTTCCCCACTCCAATCTAGCACATGATACAATCTGGGTAGGCCAGGCGCTGACACAGGAAGTGATGGGAACCCACAGCAGGGGCGGGGGAAGGGGACAAGGCAAaggggactgggggaggggctgctttgggggttggggtggagaagGAGCCCCAGATGGCCTCCCTAGCAGGTGCTAGTAAACCTGATCCACATTCCCCTCCATCCCTGCTCATTTCCCAGACCCTCAGCCAAGCTCCCCAGCTCCCCCTTCCCTGTtccgcccctccccctgcctgctACCACACACACTTCCACATAACCCCTGCAGTCAGGCAAGGGGAAGAAGGGCAGGGACAGCTGCCTGGGGCCTTGAACAGGGAGGTCTCTGTGCCTAACTTTACCACCCTAaatccttccctcctcttctccctcctcccacccccttcccaggcCACAAACTAATTCCAGGCCTTCAACGCACTCTCCCACTGGAGCACTAAGCCACAGGGGGTCACGTGAGAGGGTGGCTGCACCCCAATGCCACACACTCCCAGGCACAAGGTGACAGAACGAGAGGCCCTGGCTTAGCTTTTCCTCAGGGTACCGCCAAGCTAGTGCTGCACAGACCTTGTTCTAGATCCAGTCCACACTTGCTCCCTGCACCCTGCTGGCCTGGAGTTCTCTGTCACTTCCCCTCTGTTTCCCGTAGTAATGTCTGTAGTGTTTACATCATGTCACTATGACAAagccttca
Protein-coding regions in this window:
- the CXHXorf65 gene encoding LOW QUALITY PROTEIN: uncharacterized protein CXorf65 homolog (The sequence of the model RefSeq protein was modified relative to this genomic sequence to represent the inferred CDS: substituted 1 base at 1 genomic stop codon) codes for the protein MFIFIKHGDDQQFLANTNCSVFLLLLYTRRKLGLPKRDTIDLCDETGTMKLLFLMKTPGEYANKFLTARSTYYVCRVKFGPPGTRFEKIYRAFVPLLKNPEPELIDALRTQCEVLERNQMKMLRSQEARRIVSTDSSMNPPSRSGRSDEEGPTRRGPILKNRVDFVTRRDKYRXPNKVTK